A genome region from Ottowia testudinis includes the following:
- the rplS gene encoding 50S ribosomal protein L19, with translation MNLIETLEKEEIERLGKNVPEFAPGDTVIVSVNVVEGARKRVQAYEGVVIAKRNRGLNSGFTVRKISSGEGVERTFQTYSPLIAKIEVKRRGDVRRAKLYYLRGLSGKKARIKEKLPGRVAKQIGEAAVPAAE, from the coding sequence ATGAACCTGATCGAAACCCTCGAAAAAGAGGAAATCGAGCGCTTGGGCAAGAACGTGCCCGAGTTCGCTCCTGGCGACACCGTCATCGTGTCCGTCAACGTCGTCGAAGGCGCCCGCAAGCGCGTGCAGGCATATGAAGGCGTGGTGATTGCGAAGCGCAACCGCGGCCTGAACAGCGGTTTCACCGTGCGCAAGATCTCCAGCGGCGAAGGCGTGGAGCGCACCTTCCAGACCTACAGCCCGCTGATCGCCAAGATCGAGGTCAAGCGCCGCGGCGACGTGCGCCGCGCCAAGCTGTACTACCTGCGCGGCCTGTCCGGCAAGAAGGCCCGCATCAAGGAAAAGCTGCCCGGCCGCGTGGCCAAGCAGATCGGCGAAGCCGCCGTGCCCGCCGCCGAGTAA